The Chaetodon trifascialis isolate fChaTrf1 chromosome 17, fChaTrf1.hap1, whole genome shotgun sequence genome has a segment encoding these proteins:
- the LOC139345838 gene encoding thioredoxin-interacting protein-like, with amino-acid sequence MVAMTKRVKTFQIVFTDPSKTFYCGGDKVSGRVQVEVNEVTRVSAMKVLGLGCAKVEYAKGKQRCRQEAEYLRYEEVLRLDEQPTDADGSVVLRPGNKYEYSFGFELPQQGQLVSSYKGKFGYVHYYVKALMERPHQPTLECKKPFEVEEPLDVNTPDLLSPTGGMKEKKVTCMFIPDGQVSLNVKIDRRGFCEGEDICINAKFENTCSRIVVPKAAIIAKHTYQANGRTKVFRQKLSSVRGNHIISGMCDAWQGKTIRVPKIKPSMLGCNIIRVEYALMIYIHIPGSEKLILELPLVIGTAGLGSRSNSVSSQEGSVSNASQSWVSLRMPSEPPSYTDITRDCRLDQPLTPLLDDFDGDDSPIFMNVPAFQFPAPPAYTEAEEEYNGNARMLPVC; translated from the exons ATGGTGGCTATGACGAAGAGAGTGAAAACCTTTCAAATTGTCTTTACGGACCCCAGCAAGACTTTTTACTGCGGCGGGGACAAGGTGTCTGGCCGGGTACAAGTGGAGGTGAACGAGGTGACGCGTGTGTCCGCGATGAAGGTTCTGGGTCTGGGCTGCGCCAAGGTGGAGTACGCTAAAGGCAAGCAGCGGTGCCGACAGGAGGCTGAGTACCTCAGATATGAAGAGGTCCTGCGGCTGGACGAGCAGCCCACAG ATGCGGATGGGTCAGTCGTCTTGAGGCCTGGCAACAAATACGAGTACAGCTTTGGATTTGAGCTCCCTCAGCAAGG GCAGCTGGTGTCGTCATACAAGGGGAAGTTTGGTTATGTGCATTACTATGTGAAAGCCCTGATGGAGAGGCCACATCAGCCCACGCTGGAGTGCAAGAAACCCTTTGAGGTGGAGGAGCCTCTGGACGTCAACACCCCAGACCTGCTG TCTCCCACAGGTGgcatgaaggagaagaaagtCACCTGCATGTTCATTCCTGATGGCCAGGTGTCACTGAATGTAAAAATTGACCGGCGTGGCTTCTGCGAAGGCGAAGACATCTGCATCAATGCCAAGTTTGAGAATACCTGCTCCCGGATTGTCGTGCCCAAGGCTGCCATCATCGCCAAACACACCTACCAGGCCAACGGCCGCACCAAGGTGTTCCGTCAGAAGCTGTCCTCAGTGCGTGGAAACCACATCATCTCTGGCATGTGTGATGCTTGGCAGGGAAAGACCATCAGGGTGCCAAAGATCAAACCATCCATGCTGGGCTGCAACATCATCCGCGTGGAGTACGCCCTAATG ATCTACATCCACATTCCTGGTAGTGAGAAGCTGATCCTGGAGCTGCCTCTGGTTATTGGGACAGCTGGTCTGGGCAGCCGTAGCAACAGTGTGAGCAGCCAGGAAGGTTCGGTCAGCAACGCCTCCCAGAGCTGGGTGTCCCTTAGAATGCCCTCTGAGCCTCCCAGCTACACTGACATCACCCGCGACTGTCGCCTGGACCAGCCGCTCACGCCGCTCCTGGATGACTTTGACGGTGACGACAGCCCCATCTTCATGAACGTCCCAGCCTTCCAGTTCCCAGCACCTCCGGCATACACTGAG GCTGAAGAGGAGTACAATGGCAACGCTCGCATGCTGCCGGTCTGCTGA